The window ACAAAATAGACTCCAATTGATGCACTCTGTAAAATTACCGGTGAACCTTGCAAGTATGTATTGTAGTACCTGCAGAAGCTTGATCAATGTATTCCCTACAGAGCGTTGCAGTAATATTCCGCAACTTGGCGGCggtgtaggtgtgcttgtaccaagTTCAGTGTAAAGTAATGCTGTGCGGTGCATGTGTACTGTGCGGTTCATCTGCCCCGTACTGTATTTATCCTCTCAATTACAGGGCTCGTAGGGGCAAGGGCTTGGTGATGTTGCTTACTACAACTGCGTACACGGCGCCTCAGTATTACCTCCCTACCAACTACTGCTCTACTTGCTGTCCTGTCCGAGGCCTCCCAAGGTGACGCCCTCACCGCTCCGCAATCACTGGTTCTCAACTGCACTCACTGCTTCCGGGTATCGAGGCTTCCGGCAGCATATGCGAGGAGATGTGGCAAACACCAGTCCATGCATCCATTGGCCATACTGGCAAACATCAACTAGATACGTCCATGCGCATCTGAATGTGCTCCAACGTCCTGATCGCCTCTGGCCAGACCCATGGACCTTGGCCCCCCCTCCATCACTCGATAAACTCAATCATGACGGTGCCCTGCTTCAGCCCGCTCTCCTCAATGGTCGAGTCGAGGCTGTCGATCAAATCTTGGCCCTGCGGCATCTTCTTGAGCTCAAACTCGACGCCCGCCTTTCCCTCGAGCGGTTCCGACTTGAGCCACTCGTACACGGTGcgcacgacgtcggcgagcctgAATCGTCGGATGACGCGCCCGTCGGGGTGGCGGAACTGgatccgcgtcgtcgtcgccgcgtcgTTGTCCGGTTCCGCGTGCCGTCGCGAGCTCGATATGCGCAGAAACGGattcgtcgtctccgccgcctGCTCCGCCGCCTGCTCCGCCCCAGACTCCTCGCCCTGCGCTCCCTcgccccgtccccgtccctcGCCCCGTCCCTCGCCCCcgcccgtcgtggccggAGACTTGGTCAGCGCGTCGGGGTCGTGCATGTTGGGCGTCGAGCCGGATCCGCtgctctcgccgcccgcccTGCCGGCGAGGCTGTTCTTGAGCGCCATCTCCAgcatctcctcctccgtcatgCGGTCCACGTCCACCACCGCCggcttcttcgccgacgacttCGCCACCGGGTTCTTGCTGTTGGCCTCGAGGCTGTACCGGTCGAGgaactcggcgagctcggcgtgaAAGTCGGCCGCCTTCGGGAACGGCCGTCCGCTCCAGACCTTGACCTGCTCGCCCGTCCGGGGGTCGACGATGGAGACGTGCGGGTAGTTGTCGGCGTTCTCGTGCGTCTGGTGGGGAAAGTAAAACTGCACGTACTCCTGCGCGTCGGGGTAATCCTTGTCGTACTGGAGGAAGATGAAGTTCTCCGTCACCATGTCGCGGACGGCCGCGTCCTTCCAGATGTCTCGGTTGAGCGCCTGGCAGTTGAAGTTGCTCATGTCCTGGAGGTTGGCCAGTATCCACTTCTTGCCTTCCTTGCCCAGCGTGCGGGCCTCGTCCCACGTCACGCGCGCCATCATGTCAAAGGGCGGCCGGAACAAGTATTCGAGCCTCCTCGTGTGGGATCCGTTCTCGGCTTCCGCCGGGGGCGagccgccatcgtctcccCAGATGCTCTGGCCAAACGGCCCGCCGGCTCGAGCTGCTTCCGCCGGTcagcgacgtcgaggcccgaGGGCGGACGGGGGCTTCCTCTCACCGGAGCCGTGCTGTCTTCTGAGCTGGTCCAGCACCGTGGACCGCATGTCGTATCCCATGCcctggtcgtcggcgccgggaACCCAGGTGGGATCCGGCGCGATCagcgtctccgtcgtcctcgcaATCGGAGCTCtcacgtcctcgacgcccgacgccgacgaccgcGCCCCTTGGTACATCTCTTCCTGGAGCCGCTGTGCCATggcggcatcctcctcctcctgtgCCCgcgcggccacggcggcgacgctcgttccttccttgtcgtcgtcggcttcgtcgacgtccatgacgccgccgtcgtcgccgttttcgacgtcatcgccgttttcgacgtcatcgccgttttcgacgtcgtcgtcgtcgtcgtcgtcgtcgtcgtcgtcgctgatgTGAATCACGCCGCTGGCGTCTTCACGCCCGATGTTTTGCCTgcgagacgtcgacggcggtgcgttgcccgagccgtcgccaccgccaccgccggacacgccggcaccgacgccggaCACGAGGTCTGGATTCTCAAAGTAGAGCCCGACGGCTCGTTCAAAGTCGCCTCCTGCGAGCTGCAGGAATCCGTgagcgacgtcggcgctcgCCCCGGTGATGGAGGCAAAGGTCGAGATGTTTTCGTCCATGGTCGGGACGACAAGGAGCCGCCTGGGCCCGACAAACGGCTGACG of the Drechmeria coniospora strain ARSEF 6962 chromosome 01, whole genome shotgun sequence genome contains:
- a CDS encoding UBX domain protein; this encodes MDENISTFASITGASADVAHGFLQLAGGDFERAVGLYFENPDLVSGVGAGVSGGGGGDGSGNAPPSTSRRQNIGREDASGVIHISDDDDDDDDDDDVENGDDVENGDDVENGDDGGVMDVDEADDDKEGTSVAAVAARAQEEEDAAMAQRLQEEMYQGARSSASGVEDVRAPIARTTETLIAPDPTWVPGADDQGMGYDMRSTVLDQLRRQHGSARAGGPFGQSIWGDDGGSPPAEAENGSHTRRLEYLFRPPFDMMARVTWDEARTLGKEGKKWILANLQDMSNFNCQALNRDIWKDAAVRDMVTENFIFLQYDKDYPDAQEYVQFYFPHQTHENADNYPHVSIVDPRTGEQVKVWSGRPFPKAADFHAELAEFLDRYSLEANSKNPVAKSSAKKPAVVDVDRMTEEEMLEMALKNSLAGRAGGESSGSGSTPNMHDPDALTKSPATTGGGEGRGEGRGRGEGAQGEESGAEQAAEQAAETTNPFLRISSSRRHAEPDNDAATTTRIQFRHPDGRVIRRFRLADVVRTVYEWLKSEPLEGKAGVEFELKKMPQGQDLIDSLDSTIEESGLKQGTVMIEFIE